The Pyrus communis chromosome 2, drPyrComm1.1, whole genome shotgun sequence genome includes a window with the following:
- the LOC137725441 gene encoding pre-mRNA-processing protein 40A-like isoform X2 produces the protein MANNPQFSGLQPLRPPIVGAVDPPRSLPPMSFQFRPVVPTPHSQEFIPVASQNFQHAGRGAPLMNVRLPPPNHQPQFSQPMQHLPPRSGQPGHGMPPSQAIPLPVAQPNRNFASELPLPQPNSQAPNNVMPNLGGPRAAVPSSYTFATSSYGQIPRSFNDSTQYQSIPQSHATSVSSEGQVTSLQQASERPAVTTSNAPETGGRPPPAGGTAAEWREHTSADGRKYYYNRRTALSTWEKPLELMTPMERADASTNWKEFTSPDGRKYYYNKVTKESRWTMPEELKLARELVEKASVKEIQQETLGDHHATVTVSPSVAEADTSIGTAQVKSSPVLVAPVVATGDVQTAVPSRTSASPVVDSPLKENPSEVQTPVAPSATVMGSTEAAVTINDAGAEPMEISAQDFDSSADGVPAQENEEAKDDATGKKINDIAAEEKSVDREPIPYENKLEAKNAFKALLESTNIGSDWTWDRAMRVIINDKRYGALKTLGERKQAFNEFLVQRKKQEAEERRIKQKKARDEFKTMLEECSELTSSARWGKVESIFENDERFKAVERDRDRREMFEDYIEELQKKERAKAQEERKRNVLEYRRFLESCDFIKANIQWRKVQDRLEADERCSRLEKIDRLEIFQEYLLDLQKEEEEQKRIQKEELRKAERKNRDEFRKLMEEHLTEGTLTFKTQWRDYCMKVKDLPAYLAVASNASGATPKDLFDDVVEELTKQYQEDKTRIKDAVKLGKVVLTSTWKFEDFKTVLSNDIGTPPISDANLKLVFNELLERVREKEEKEAKKLKRLAEDFSHLLSSIKEITPSSKWEDYKPLLEISQEYSGIGDENFCKEIFEKHVMQLKEQAKEERKRKEEKARKEKEREERDKRRAKPRREKEVEYERENEEHNKKDGADNEIADAMDIHESKEKKRSGHDDNRRHRKRHHSDEDHGNGNENDRSRKSHRSSSDHKKSRRETGPESDSESRHRRHKRDHRNGSRRSGDREELEDGEFGNVGESRVSLYTQYRGCFFFR, from the exons ATGGCCAATAACCCTCAATTTTCAGGTCTACAG CCTCTTCGGCCTCCTATAGTTGGTGCTGTTGATCCTCCTCGAAGTCTGCCACCCATGTCTTTCCAA TTCCGCCCAGTAGTTCCAACACCACATTCGCAGGAGTTCATTCCTGTGGCTTCTCAAAACTTTCAGCATGCTGGCAGGGGTGCTCCATTGATGAATGTTAGGCTGCCTCCCCCAAATCACCAACCCCAGTTTTCACAACCAATGCAGCATCTACCTCCAAGGTCTGGTCAGCCAGGTCATGGTATGCCTCCATCACAGGCAATTCCATTGCCAGTTGCTCAGCCTAACAGGAATTTTGCATCTGAGTTGCCTCTACCTCAGCCTAATTCACAAGCTCCAAATAACGTCATGCCTAACTTAGGTGGCCCACGAGCAGCTGTCCCTTCATCATATACT TTTGCAACTTCTTCTTATGGTCAAATACCAAGAAGTTTCAATGACTCCACCCAGTATCAGTCTATACCTCAATCGCATGCAACCAGTGTTTCATCCGAGGGACAAGTTACATCTCTGCAGCAAGCCAGTGAAAGGCCTGCTGTAACCACCTCCAATGCTCCA GAAACAGGTGGTCGACCTCCCCCGGCCGGAGGGACTGCAGCAGAGTGGAGAGAGCATACATCTGCTGATGGAAGAAA ATATTATTACAACAGGAGGACAGCATTATCTACTTGGGAGAAGCCTTTGGAACTGATGACACCAATGGAG AGGGCAGATGCATCAACAAACTGGAAGGAGTTTACCAGTCCTGATGGAAGAAA GTATTACTACAACAAGGTCACCAAAGAATCAAGATGGACTATGCCTGAGGAACTTAAG ttGGCTCGAGAGCTAGTAGAAAAGGCGTCTGTGAAGGAAATACAACAGGAAACGCTTGGTGATCATCATGCCACAGTCACTGTTTCTCCCTCTGTAGCTGAAGCTGATACTTCAATCGGTACTGCTCAAGTAAAATCAAGCCCTGTTTTGGTGGCACCAGTTGTTGCCACTGGTGATGTTCAAACTGCTGTACCATCAAGAACATCTGCCTCACCTGTTGTGGATTCTCCTTTGAAAGAAAATCCCAGTGAAGTTCAGACACCTGTTGCACCATCTGCCACTGTTATGGGAAGTACTGAAGCTGCTGTCACAATCAACGATGCTGGTGCAGAACCAAT GGAAATATCAGCTCAGGATTTTGATAGTTCTGCTGATGGAGTTCCTGCTCAGGAGAATGAG GAAGCTAAGGATGATGCAACGGGAAAGAAGATTAATGATATTGCTGCTGAAGAAAAATCAGTTGATCGGGAACCCATACCATATGAAAATAAACTG gaGGCCAAAAATGCATTTAAAGCGCTCCTTGAGTCTACAAATATTGGTTCTGATTGGACTTGGGATCGG GCCATGAGAGTGATAATTAATGACAAGAGATATGGTGCTCTTAAAACACTTGGAGAGCGGAAGCAAGCTTTTAATGAG TTCTTGGTACAAAGGAAAAAGCAGGAGGCTGAGGAGAGGCGTATCAAACAGAAAAAGGCACGGGATGAATTCAAAACAATGCTGGAA GAATGCTCAGAGTTAACATCATCTGCAAGATGGGG AAAAGTAGAGAGCATATTTGAAAATGATGAACGTTTCAAAGCTGTTGAACGGGATAGAGATCGCAGGGAGATGTTTGAAGACTATATTGAGGAACTCCAAAAGAAA GAACGAGCAAAAGCACAGGAGGAACGTAAGCGCAATGTATTGGAATACAGGAGATTCTTGGAATCTTGTGATTTCATCAAG GCAAACATCCAGTGGAGAAAAGTTCAAGATCGTTTAGAGGCTGATGAAAGATGTTCACGTCTTGAAAAAATTGATCGTTTGGAAATTTTCCAG GAATATTTGCTGGATCTACAaaaggaagaggaggagcagAAGAGGATACAGAAG GAAGAATTGAGAAAGGCAGAACGTAAAAACCGCGATGAGTTCCGCAAATTAATGGAAGAACATCTCACGGAAGGCACTCTTACATTCAAAACTCAGTGGCGTGATTACTGCATGAAG GTGAAAGACCTACCTGCATATCTGGCAGTTGCATCAAATGCCTCCGGTGCTACTCCAAAAGATTTGTTCGATGATGTTGTTGAGGAACTAACGAAACAA TATCAGGAGGACAAAACTCGAATAAAAGATGCAGTGAAATTGGGAAAG GTCGTGCTTACATCAACTTGGAAGTTTGAAGACTTCAAAACTGTTTTATCAAATGATATTGGGACTCCACCGATATCAGATGCCAACTTAAAG CTGGTTTTCAATGAGTTACTGGAACGAGTGAGGGAAAAGGAGGAGAAAGAAGCTAAAAAGCTTAAACGTCTTGCAGAGGACTTCTCTCATCTTTTATCTTCTATCAAG GAGATAACTCCATCTTCCAAGTGGGAGGACTACAAACCACTTCTTGAAATTAGTCAAGAGTACAG TGGCATTGGTGATGAGAACTTCTGCAAGGAGATATTTGAAAAGCATGTAATGCAACTGAAAGAACAAGcaaaagaggagagaaaaagaaaggaggaAAAG GCAAGGaaggaaaaggagagagaagaaagagacaAAAGAAGGGCGAAACCAAGAAGGGAAAAAGAGGTGGAATATGAACGAGAAAACGAGGAACACAACAAGAAAGATGGAGCGGACAATGAAATAGCTGATGCAATGGATATTCACGAGTCCAAAGAGAAAAAGAGGTCAGGACATGATGATAATAGGAGACATAGGAAGCGGCATCATAGTGATGAAGATCATGGGAATGGAAATGAGAATGATCGGTCTAGAAAATCTCACAGATCTAGCAGCGACCACAAGAAATCAAGACGG GAAACTGGTCCTGAATCAGATTCCGAAAGCAGACATAGAAGACATAAAAGAGATCACCGGAATGGTTCTCGTAGAAGTGGTGATCGTGAGGAGCTAGAAGATGGGGAATTTGGCAATGTTGGGGAAAGTCG GGTTTCATTGTATACACAATACAGAGGTTGCTTCTTTTTCCGGTAG